Proteins encoded by one window of Megachile rotundata isolate GNS110a chromosome 10, iyMegRotu1, whole genome shotgun sequence:
- the LOC100874968 gene encoding ADP/ATP translocase 4 isoform X2 — MSSMMVGMFIYRSAYFGIYTISKQTYLNLDSSESKMPVIQTPFFVSLALAQLSSFTGTMIAYPLDTIGRQKMLASGRGLKNYVTTRQVIRRIIERDGPVGFYRGVFANLLTTICGSFVLVTYDLIKGYYFRLQEEKVVSNTRRPLRRIDE; from the exons ATGTCGAGCATGATGGTTGGAATGTTTATATACAG GTCAGCTTACTTTGGTATCTATACAATCAGCAAACAAACATACTTAAATTTAGACTCGTCAGAATCCAAGATGCCTGTAATACAAACACCATTTTTTGTATCCTTGGCGCTTGCTCAGTTATCATCTTTCACTGGAACAATGATTGCCTATCCTTTGGATACGATAGGCAGGCAAAAAATGCTTGCGAGTGGACGTGGTTTGAAAAACTACGTGACGACGCGACAAGTG ATCCGTAGGATTATAGAAAGAGATGGTCCAGTGGGGTTTTATAGAGGAGTTTTTGCTAATCTGTTAACGACTATATGTGGATCATTTGTTCTGGTTACGTATGATTTGATTAAAGGATATTATTTTCGACTACAGGAAGAAAAG GTTGTCTCTAACACTCGAAGACCATTAAGAAGGATAGACGAGTGA
- the LOC100874968 gene encoding ADP/ATP translocase 4 isoform X1 gives MMQREFLNLRDCISKVYKSDGIIGFYQGMSSMMVGMFIYRSAYFGIYTISKQTYLNLDSSESKMPVIQTPFFVSLALAQLSSFTGTMIAYPLDTIGRQKMLASGRGLKNYVTTRQVIRRIIERDGPVGFYRGVFANLLTTICGSFVLVTYDLIKGYYFRLQEEKVVSNTRRPLRRIDE, from the exons ATGATGCAAcgagagtttttaaatttaagggaTTGCATAAGTAAAGTTTATAAGAGCGATGGAATCATCGGCTTCTACCAAGGAATGTCGAGCATGATGGTTGGAATGTTTATATACAG GTCAGCTTACTTTGGTATCTATACAATCAGCAAACAAACATACTTAAATTTAGACTCGTCAGAATCCAAGATGCCTGTAATACAAACACCATTTTTTGTATCCTTGGCGCTTGCTCAGTTATCATCTTTCACTGGAACAATGATTGCCTATCCTTTGGATACGATAGGCAGGCAAAAAATGCTTGCGAGTGGACGTGGTTTGAAAAACTACGTGACGACGCGACAAGTG ATCCGTAGGATTATAGAAAGAGATGGTCCAGTGGGGTTTTATAGAGGAGTTTTTGCTAATCTGTTAACGACTATATGTGGATCATTTGTTCTGGTTACGTATGATTTGATTAAAGGATATTATTTTCGACTACAGGAAGAAAAG GTTGTCTCTAACACTCGAAGACCATTAAGAAGGATAGACGAGTGA